CACCTCATTGCCCCATCCAGGATAATCCTTTCTTTCCTCAAATTTGTTTCAGAAGGGTATACTGTTGCCATTTTAGATATGGGGGATATGATGGAAACAAGACAGATGCAGAGTCCATTCCCAGAGTTTACAGGCTGGCAGGGAAACTAAAGAGAAAATCACACCCCACATGTTCAGGGATATAGGGGAGAAGGGCCACCATCTGCAGGGGTGCAGTGGAGAGCGGGGAAGGCAGGAGTCCCAGGAGAAGGGAGCAGAGCCCGCAGAGCCAGGGAGATGAGAGGGCATGGTGGGTTCTGGGAATAGAAAAGAGTttggtggccgggcgcagtggctcatgcctgtaatcccagcactttgggaggccaaggagggcagatcacttgaggtcaggagttcgagaccagcctggccaacatggcgaaaacccgtctctacaaagaatacaaaaattagctgggtgtggtggcacatgcctgtaatctagctactcgggaggctgaggcaggagaatcgcttgaacccaggggctggaggttgtagtgagctgagatcgcaccactgtactccagcctggatgacactgtgactctgtctaaaaaaaaaaaaaaaaaaaaaaaagaagatagtttGGTGTAGCTGCAGCAGAGGAGGCAGGAAAGGTGGGAAGGGATGGCCCTGAGGGTTCAGATTTCATCCTAAGATCTTCAAGGCCAAGTGTGAACTGGCTCCCACCTTCCAGCCACTGTTCTACCATGCCTTGTTTGCATCCCCTCTCTGTATCccccttttatttttgagacagggtcttgctctgttgcccaggctggagtgtgatggtgcaatcatggctcactgtagcctaaaactcctgggctcaggcagtcctccccactcagcttccccagtagctaggactacaggtgaacattaccacgcccagctaatttttgtgtttctagtagagatggggtctccctatgttgcccaggctgatctctgctcacgggctcaagcaatcaacccgcttcggcctcccaaagtgctgggattacaggcatgagccaccatgcttggcctctcTGCAGCCCTTGctcccactgtgccctgcctgtcCTTGTGAATTCGGGGCCTCCAGGCCTTGGCGTGTGCGGTCCTTCCTCCCTTAGGTAGTTACGGGGAGCCTGCCCTGGGTCAGTACTGTGCTGGGAGCCACAGGCTGTCAAAGCCTGGCCCCACCCCAGGAGAGCGAATAATCACAAGATAATGAGGAATGCTGTGACAGTGGGTGCTCTGGGCATGGAAGAGTGGGGACTTGCAGGGTAGACGGAGCGCTCAGGGAAGGTGATTCCTGAACCGGAGCTTGAAGAACAGGGGGCACCAGGCCCAGAGACGAGGAGCAAAGCTAAAGGGAATCAGAGAGCACCCGGGAGAGGTTCAGAGCCTGGCTTGTGGGGTCACAGGATCCTGAGATCCAGATGGAGGCTGAGCCCCCATCCAGATCCACCTCTCACCCCCTACACAGTTACACACACATTTGTAGGCAATTTGGGAGTGTTCTTGGTCCTTCTGGCTTTGCCTGGAAAGAATGCCCTCTCCACCCGCTCTGGTTCCAGCCCACCACCCTTACAGGCCTGCAAAGCTCCCTCTTCAACTCTGGACTTTGTACCAGTCACCGGACGTTCAGTTGTTTATCAGCCTGAGCACCTGCCTGCTGAGGTGTCTGACCCTCTAGGGCCCGCTGGACCCTTCTCTGGATCCCAGCTGTACAAACCCCCAGCATTGGGGGGTGAGGGTGAGGTCTACACCCATAAAGTTCTTGGCAAAACTTGGGGGAGAGGTAGAATGATCCCTCCCCACTGGAGGCGCTGCCGCAGCCCGCCCTCTGCCCGACCTGCAGCTTCAGCCCCGCCCACTGCCTCCGCAGGTGAGTCAAACTCGGCCTTGACCCGCCCACCTGTCCAGGTTCTGCCGGCCCCAGCCGGAAGCTTACTCTGCGGATTGTGCACAGTTCTTGAAGGTGGGAACAGAAGAGAAGGCCCGGGGGGGCCGGGGAGGGGGTACCCAGGCTCTGCACAGATCCCTAAGGGGCTCCTGGCAGCAGGAAGGAAGCTACACATCAGAGTTGGGGTAGGTGTCTGTGCATGTCAGAGGGTGTGTTTGTCGGTGGAGGAAAGTGTGACCTGGGGGGAGGGGCTGTGCGTATGGGGGATGGGCAGGTCAGTGTGGGCTGTGAGTTCAGAGGCCTGTTGGGGAGCGTATATGCACCCTTGGaaggttagtgtgtgtgtgtcttcttggGAAGAATTCACAAGGCAGGGAGGAAAGGAATAGGAGTACAACCTTAGAAACGTCAGATTGAATTCAGTTCATTCCAGTGTAACACATTCTCATGTTTTGCGGACCTGGTGCTAGGATGAGGCCCACAGCAGGCTGAGGAATGAATGAGCAGCTGACCTCTCCTTCCCAGGATGTCTCTCCTGCTCCCACCTGTATATTCACTCTCACACTCCTCTCGTTAATTTCACAAGCACCACACTGAGGGGCTGAGCGCCCAGCTCCCTGCAGCTCCAGGGTACAGATCCGTCAGCCAGCCCTTGCCCACGGGGAGCTGCCCGCCAGCAATGACTGGTTCTGACTGGTGGTTGAACCTGACTGGGCAGGATGGTGACAGGTCACCCAGGGTAAGTCCAGGGACAACCTCACAGGCAGGTATGGTCTGATTTGGCTTTGACAGACTGGCGCCCCAAAAACTGAGGAGGGCGTGGCCAGGGAGCAGGAGGGTGGGTGAGTGCGAGGAGGGCGTGTGTGTCTGTCTGAAGTGCTGGGGAGGGAACtgtggagaagaggaagaagaatttgGCTTGAGGGCCATGTGCTGGATTGCAAAGCACTGTGTGGCATGGGCAGCTTTTGAAGGGATTTTAACCAGGCTAGTGATGGGGTCAGATTTGGGTTGTAGGCCCATCACTCTGGGGAAGAGACCAGAGGTGGGGAGCCCAGTTAGGAGATTATGGCTAGAGTACAAGAGGAAGGTGGCTTGGACTCAGCTGTGGCAGTGGGGTGGAGAAGAGGGTATTGTCATTCCGGAGATGTTTAGTGGAAGACATGATGGGGCTTGATGCCAGGTTGGACGTGAGGAGGTTGGGGGGCATTTTGAAGGCACTTGTATCAAAGAATATACTGGGGTACTCCCCTCAACTTCTCTCCTAAGTACTTCCCTAGCCTGGCTACTCTGCCCCCAAGGACTCCCCTGGTTCAGGTGCTCCACTGGCGGATATGCTCCTGCCCTAGCTGTTCGTCTGCCAGGTACTTCTAACTTTCATACTCCTCCTCTAGATACTCCCCAGATTCAGGTACGCCTCCTCCAGACACTCCTTTGATCCAGGTGCTCCTCCTACAGGTGTTTCCATGCCTGGATGATCTTCCTGCAGCTACTCCCCTAATTGAAGTGTTCTTCCTCTAGGTGTCCCCAGCCCTGGGTGATCATTTCCTGATTCAGGTGATCCTCATTTGGATACTCCCTGGCTTAAGCCTCCCTCTGGGGGCAGAGTGTGGGCCTCCTGTGAGTAGACGTGAAAGGACAGGGGTTTGCTTGAAGGGCTGAGGGTAGAGGTGGGCAGCAGCGGCTTTCAACTTAGAAGGGCCAGGGCTGCTCTGGCGGTGTCCAGGGCCCCTGTCCTCAGTAGGAACTTGCATCACCCTCCCCATATGTGGTCTCCGCTTTGGCTGGGTAGCTCCAAGCAATTGCTGTTTTCTGACCTTTGGGAGCCAGGACCCACCTCTGCCCCTGTCTCCCATCCTCAGCTTACCAAGCAGTGCAATAGACTGGGCTCTGGGTTAGAATCTGAAGATTTTGGTTGAGTCAGTTCACCTTTTTCAGCCTCAGAgccctcatctataaagtggggataatgTTTATACTTACCTTACTGGGTTTTGTGAGCATGATGCCTGGTGCTTGGATTATAAGGAATGCTCAGTAAgttctacaatttatttttttttagcagctTCCAGAGCCAAACCCTGTGATGGTCCCTTACAAATAGCCAGTTTCTGTAGGCTCAGCTTGTTTCTCTTCTGTGGAGAGCTGGTGTGATCAGTTGTCCAGTCCCCAGAGTTTGTGCAGTGCTACCGTGGCTGTGAGTGTGACCTGGAAAGTGCACCCTGTGACCGTCCCTGACACCCATACCTATGTTATTTTCTAGGACTTGTGCCCTGGGGCTGCCTGGCACCTGGGGGCCTCCTCAGAGCCAGGGCTCTTTCTGGTTGAGGCTGAGACTCACTGGTGTCATCAGGCCCCTCCATGAATGAGACAAACAAAAGTGAGTGACAGTGGGAGGATGATGGGTGGAGGGCTTCCCCTTAGAcgctggggttgggggaaggaccCTACCTGCACTCCTCTTGGTTTCTCCAGGGAGCCCCCTCTGGGGCCCACCTATAATGCTGTCCCTTTCTCTGCAGCACTTGTGGGGCCCTCGGAACTCCCCACAGCGTCTGCTGTGGCCCCTGGCCCAGGCACTGGGGCTCGGGCATGGCCTGTGCTGGTAGGATTTGTGCTGGGGGCTGTGGTCCTCTCGCTCCTCGTCGCACTTGCTGCCAAATGCCACCTCTGCCGCCGATACCGTGCCAGCTACCGGCACCGCCCACTGCCTGAGACAGGAAGGGGAGGCCGCCCACAGGTGGCTgaagatgaggatgatgatggctTCATCGAGGACAATTACATTCAGCCTGGGACTGGCGAGCTGGGGACAGAGGGTAGCAGGGACCACTTCTCCCTCTGAGCTCCCATCTTTGGACCCTCCCCATTCCCTCCATGCCTGACAGCTTAGGGACAGTGGTTATGATATGGGGGCCTTGAACCTCAGGGACAGAGGTGGCTGGGGCTTAAAGGTTGGCCAGGGATGGAGTAAACCCCACTTCCCTGACACTAGCCAGCAAAGTGACAATGACCCTCTCTTGCTCAATAATTCTCAACTGTTCCCTGCTGTTCTCAGGATAAAGCCAAACAAACGCTTGAGTGTGAACATAAGGCCCTCCATGATCATACTTCTCAGCCTCTTggtttcttttcttgccttcccCTACTTTACTCTCGAAATAAATGTTATTCTCCCTCCCACCACATCCCACGCAGTTTCCCCAGGCACCTTTGCTCACATTGGTCCCCCTGCCTACGCTACTCTTCTCCTAAATCCTCTGTGACTGCAATGGCCTGCCTACCTGCCAGCATTTCAAATATGCCCAGATGGTAACATTTGTGCAGGTAAAAACCAGTGCcaagcttcttttttttgttttcctgagatggagtctcactctgtcgcccaggctggagtacaatggcacatcttggctcactgcaaactccacctcctgggttcaagcgattctcctgcctcagcctgccgagtagcagggattacaggcatccgccaccacgcctggctaatttttatatttttagtagagatgaggtttcgccatgttggtcaggatggtctcgaactcttgacctcaggtaatccacctgcatcggcctcccaaagtgctgggattacaggcgtgagccactgtgcccagccagcttcttaatgaaatattttcctaCAAATAAAGTGGGTAATCTGgttataatatatttttcacaggaataaataaatctattttcattttgaataaaaataaaaagctgtcactcatttttatttttcttgagctGGGCTTTATCACTCAGAGCTAGAAGACACTGCTCAGATGCTTCCCCCTCCAGGACACCTTCCATGAGCCCCTCTCTAGTATTGTCCTGCccacattttgttttcatctttttgtttgttttgagacggagtcttgctcttgttgcccaggctggagtgcaatggcgcaatctcggctcacttcaatctccacctcccgggttcaaacaattctcccatctcagcctcccgagtagctgggattacaggcacccaccaccacacccagctaatttttgtatttttagtagagatggggttttgccatactggccaggctggtctcaaactgctgacctcaggtgatccaccctcctcggcctcccaaagtgctaggattacaggtgtgagccactgcacctggctatcttttttttctttttttttttttttttgacacagggtctctctctgtcacccaagctgcagtaTGGTGGGGCTATCACAGCTCATTTTAGCCTCGATCTCCtgtgcttaagtgatcctcccatctcagcctcccaagtagctgggaatacatgcatgtgccactgcacatggctaattattttttgtagagatggggcctcactatatcacccaggcttgtctcaaactcctagactttagtgatcctcccacctctggctcccaaagtgctgggatttacaggcttATTTTAATCTTTATGACAGTTCGTACTTGCCCCTTACTGTGCCTGCCCCCATAGCTAAACTGGGAGCTCCCTGAGGCCCCAGACTGTGTCTTATTTTGTATCCTCAGATTCTTGCACAAGGGAGCTAGTTTTAAGATGGAAAAGACTTGAGTTAAGCTGTTTTTAATTGCAAGAAATAGAAAGGAGTTTGGGGGAGAATCCTGGCTGTTGCATAGAATCAAAGGGACAGCAGGAAGCAGGCGGTCCCAGCAGCCAGAGGTCAGGCATTTCACCTCTAGCATCCTGTCATTTAGGGGCACTGATGGGACTCTCTATAACCAGGACTTCCAAACTCTCAATTCCAAGTTTCAAGTGCTCAGACAAGAGAATCAGTTTGGCCCAGTTTGGGTCAAGTATACATGGGCTTAAAGCACAATCTGCTATGAGTGGGGGGCATGGTTTGGGGAGCCCATGTGTTTGTTGCAGATCATTCTCAGACAAGGGGCAGTTCTCATGAGCCAGGCAGCCACCCCCATGTGTTCCCCAAGTACAGTGTCAGCCTTTGAGGAATAAGCTGGTACAGAGGGAAAGTGAGGCACTGGCAAATGCAGTGAGGTTCTTGGGAAAGAGGCAGGAGATTGAAGAGGACTTGAGTGTCGTGTCTGAGGGGTGCCCATGGCAGTGAGGAAGCCCAAGAGTGGACTGGATCTGTTAGGGCCTTGGATGCCAAGCTCACACTTCAACCTGAGAGCAATGGAAGCTCATCTGCGGACTTTTTTTGTGCAAGGGCATGACATAATCATGATAGAAAAGTCATTCTGGCTGCTGTGCAGagatggattggaggggagaCACTGAGAGAAGGTAATAAGACCTGACTAAGGTGTGACATAGGAACAGACTCCAAGACAAGAGGGAGGAAGAGCTGATAGGATCTGTTGACTTTGGATATGGGGAGTAGGTAGGTATCAGAAAAAAACCACCCTGGCTTCTGGCTTGGTTACTGGGTACATTGACAAAGAGCAGGTCGGGGCAATGGGGATTCAATGTTGGATACAGGATTTCCAGGGGAGATGCCTCGGGGCTGCTGGGTTCACAGGGAGAAGTCTAGTCTGCAGACACAGGCTTGGGAACACTTGGCACCAGGGTCACTGAGAGCAGGAATGGATGAGATCGCCAGAGAGGAGTGGAGCGGGAAACACATCTCAAGACTGTCAGCGGACCAAGGCCTGGCAGGGGAGTTGGAGGTAGCAGAGAGGAAGGAAGCCCAGCTCACGTGACCCCCCAACCTGGCCATGGTTCCTGAGTCCAGAGATGGTCTGCCCCTCACAGGCCTGGGGAGAGCAGAGGCTGCCTCAGCC
This portion of the Pongo abelii isolate AG06213 chromosome 1, NHGRI_mPonAbe1-v2.0_pri, whole genome shotgun sequence genome encodes:
- the C1H1orf210 gene encoding type III endosome membrane protein TEMP, with the protein product MNETNKTLVGPSELPTASAVAPGPGTGARAWPVLVGFVLGAVVLSLLVALAAKCHLCRRYRASYRHRPLPETGRGGRPQVAEDEDDDGFIEDNYIQPGTGELGTEGSRDHFSL